From the Arthrobacter sp. PM3 genome, one window contains:
- a CDS encoding HAD family hydrolase codes for MLAAGPGTGAGSVRGVLFDIDDTLVDLEFSMTAALRDVSEHLLPGLDEAGWERFGRIFTHETTHFYDRYLAGELTFNEQRLLRGRAALGYFGVELDDDEQAHHWVSSYASRQHGYIRAFDDVGPVLDALDAAGIPYGAVSNNVHDYQRVKLDAAGLERIAVLVGTDTVGVAKPDPAIYLEGVRRIGTGPGETLYVGDNRLLDAEGSTSAGLLGVWLNRSGEPAPGFAGREISSLQDLLKFLA; via the coding sequence ATGCTGGCGGCTGGCCCGGGCACAGGGGCGGGCTCCGTCCGGGGTGTCCTGTTCGACATCGACGACACCCTGGTGGACCTCGAGTTCTCCATGACCGCTGCCCTCCGGGACGTCAGTGAGCATCTCCTGCCCGGCCTCGACGAGGCCGGGTGGGAGCGGTTCGGACGGATCTTCACCCACGAGACCACGCACTTCTACGACCGCTACCTGGCCGGGGAGCTGACGTTCAATGAGCAGCGGCTCCTCCGCGGCCGGGCGGCGCTGGGGTACTTCGGCGTCGAACTGGACGACGACGAGCAGGCCCACCACTGGGTCAGCTCCTATGCCAGTCGCCAGCACGGCTACATCCGGGCGTTCGACGACGTCGGGCCGGTGCTGGATGCCCTGGACGCCGCCGGCATCCCCTACGGAGCCGTGAGCAATAACGTCCACGACTACCAGCGCGTGAAGCTGGACGCGGCAGGCCTGGAACGGATCGCGGTGCTCGTGGGCACCGACACCGTCGGCGTCGCGAAGCCGGACCCCGCCATCTACCTCGAGGGGGTCCGCCGGATCGGCACCGGGCCCGGAGAGACTCTCTATGTCGGGGACAACCGGCTGCTCGACGCGGAAGGCTCGACGTCGGCCGGCCTCCTGGGTGTCTGGCTGAACCGCAGCGGGGAGCCGGCCCCCGGCTTCGCCGGCCGGGAGATCAGCTCCCTCCAAGACCTGCTGAAATTCCTGGCTTAA
- a CDS encoding integrase core domain-containing protein, translating to TDNALAYIRSADFAKAIADLGAKHRRTKPRSPWQNGKAERFNRTLQEGWAYKNAYDSSDHRTQALTGWLDFYNHRRNHSALGGRPPISRCNQPAG from the coding sequence TGACCGACAACGCCCTGGCCTACATCCGGTCCGCGGACTTCGCCAAGGCCATCGCGGATCTCGGCGCCAAACACCGGCGCACCAAACCGCGCAGCCCCTGGCAGAACGGCAAGGCCGAACGGTTCAATCGCACCCTCCAGGAAGGCTGGGCCTACAAGAACGCCTACGACTCCAGCGACCACCGCACACAGGCCCTAACCGGCTGGCTAGACTTCTACAACCACCGCCGCAACCACAGCGCCCTCGGAGGACGACCACCCATCAGCAGATGTAACCAACCTGCTGGCTGA
- a CDS encoding IclR family transcriptional regulator: MDNSSGVGVIDKAAHVLDALEAGPTTLAQLVAATGLARPTVHRLALALVHHRLVSRDIQGRFVLGSRLVELASAAGEDRLIASAGPVLMQLRDATGESAQIFRRQGDWRVCVASAERPIGLRDTIPVGTQLSMKAGSAAQVLLAWEDHDRLLEGLQSARFTPTVLAGVRRRGWGQSLGEREPGVASVSAPVRGPSGRVIAAVSISGPIERLTRQPGRLHAEVVCNAGRVLTEALRKTND; this comes from the coding sequence ATGGACAATTCTAGTGGAGTCGGTGTCATCGATAAAGCGGCCCATGTGCTTGATGCACTTGAGGCCGGCCCCACCACCCTGGCGCAGCTCGTGGCCGCCACCGGGCTGGCCCGGCCAACCGTGCACCGGCTGGCCCTCGCGCTGGTGCACCACCGGCTCGTGAGCCGCGATATCCAGGGCCGGTTCGTCCTTGGCAGCCGCCTGGTTGAGCTGGCCTCGGCCGCCGGCGAGGACCGCCTGATCGCCTCCGCCGGTCCCGTCCTGATGCAACTGCGCGACGCCACCGGCGAAAGCGCCCAGATCTTCCGCCGCCAGGGCGACTGGCGCGTCTGCGTGGCGTCCGCCGAGCGCCCCATCGGCCTGCGCGACACCATCCCGGTCGGCACCCAGTTGTCCATGAAGGCCGGCTCTGCCGCGCAGGTGCTGCTGGCGTGGGAAGACCACGACCGCCTCCTCGAAGGCCTCCAGTCCGCACGCTTCACGCCCACCGTCCTGGCAGGAGTACGACGCCGGGGCTGGGGTCAGAGCCTGGGCGAACGCGAGCCCGGGGTCGCCTCCGTGTCGGCCCCCGTCCGCGGGCCGTCCGGCCGCGTCATCGCCGCGGTGTCCATCTCCGGCCCGATCGAACGCCTCACCCGCCAGCCGGGCCGCCTGCACGCCGAGGTAGTCTGCAACGCCGGCCGGGTCCTGACCGAGGCACTCCGCAAGACCAACGACTGA
- a CDS encoding dynamin family protein, producing MSSNETPGTADAATDAVAAVALLEAVRQDLAALRLPLSLPGAERTRLDLRNAVNQLDDYILPRFRSLDAPLLAVVGGSTGAGKSTLVNALVGHAVTRAGAIRPTTRQPVLLHHPGDAGWFEGHRILPALGRIRGGLVAGSTPADPGAGPVTSLVLVADPAVPAGIALLDAPDVDSISADNRQLAGQLLAAADLWVFVTTANRYADAVPWRLLLDAAARDIMVAVVLDRVPPAAEAEVSADLRDMLSREGLAAARLFVVPELDLDGAGMLPGAAAEPLRVWLGELAADAAGRADIARRTLSGAVLALSHRVEAAQQAASGQQHAADQLSADAASAYDDAVARILEATRDGALLRGEVLARWQDFVGTGEFFRAMEQNIGRFRDRIGAFFRGEPAPAVRVETAIETGLQAVIVDEAANAAEHADRRWRSDPAGRQLLGTDDLSGTSPGFADTVAAEIRAWQGSLMELIRTEGQGKRTHARWLSFGINGLGAALMIVVFSMTAGLTGLEIGVAGGTAVVGQRLLEAVFGEDAVRRLARTARDDLQTRCRRLLTAESQRFLARLDVDGGAQQAALAGHAAALRRLAAAA from the coding sequence GTGAGCTCCAATGAAACGCCCGGGACCGCGGACGCCGCCACGGATGCCGTGGCCGCCGTCGCGCTCCTTGAAGCGGTACGGCAGGACCTCGCCGCGCTCCGGTTGCCGCTGTCACTGCCCGGCGCGGAGCGCACCCGGCTGGACCTGCGGAACGCGGTGAACCAGCTCGACGACTACATCCTGCCCCGGTTCCGCAGCCTGGACGCCCCACTGCTGGCCGTGGTCGGCGGGTCCACGGGAGCGGGGAAGTCCACGCTGGTCAACGCCCTGGTGGGCCATGCGGTCACGCGCGCCGGCGCGATCCGCCCCACAACCCGGCAGCCCGTCCTGCTGCACCATCCCGGGGACGCCGGCTGGTTTGAAGGCCACCGGATCCTGCCCGCCCTGGGGCGGATCCGGGGAGGCCTGGTGGCCGGCTCAACCCCGGCCGATCCCGGTGCCGGGCCCGTGACGTCGCTTGTGCTTGTTGCCGACCCGGCGGTGCCCGCCGGGATCGCCCTCCTGGACGCGCCCGACGTCGATTCGATCTCCGCGGACAACCGACAGCTCGCAGGCCAGTTGCTCGCCGCGGCGGACCTCTGGGTGTTTGTCACCACCGCCAACCGGTATGCCGACGCCGTGCCGTGGCGCCTGCTGCTGGACGCCGCCGCGCGCGACATCATGGTGGCCGTGGTCCTGGACCGGGTGCCGCCGGCAGCGGAGGCGGAGGTCAGTGCGGATCTTCGGGACATGCTCAGCCGGGAAGGCCTGGCTGCGGCACGGCTCTTCGTGGTGCCGGAACTGGACCTCGACGGCGCAGGGATGCTCCCGGGTGCCGCCGCCGAGCCCCTGCGGGTGTGGCTCGGCGAACTGGCGGCGGACGCCGCCGGCCGGGCGGACATCGCCCGGCGGACCCTCAGCGGGGCCGTCCTGGCGCTCAGCCATCGGGTCGAGGCGGCGCAGCAGGCCGCATCCGGGCAGCAGCACGCCGCAGACCAGCTCTCCGCCGACGCCGCCAGCGCCTACGACGACGCCGTGGCCAGAATCCTCGAGGCCACCCGGGACGGCGCCCTGCTCCGCGGCGAGGTGCTGGCCCGGTGGCAGGACTTCGTCGGGACGGGCGAGTTCTTCCGCGCCATGGAACAAAACATCGGGCGGTTCCGGGACCGGATCGGCGCATTCTTCCGGGGCGAGCCGGCGCCCGCGGTCAGGGTGGAGACGGCCATCGAAACCGGGCTGCAGGCGGTGATCGTCGATGAAGCCGCCAATGCGGCGGAGCACGCGGACCGGCGCTGGCGTTCGGACCCCGCCGGCAGGCAGTTGCTCGGAACCGACGACCTCTCCGGGACCTCTCCGGGATTCGCGGACACTGTCGCGGCCGAGATCCGTGCCTGGCAGGGGAGCCTGATGGAGCTCATCCGCACCGAAGGCCAGGGGAAGCGGACCCACGCCCGGTGGCTGTCGTTCGGGATCAACGGCCTCGGTGCTGCCCTCATGATCGTGGTGTTTTCCATGACCGCGGGCCTGACCGGTCTCGAGATCGGGGTGGCCGGCGGCACCGCCGTCGTGGGCCAGCGGCTCCTGGAGGCCGTCTTCGGGGAAGATGCCGTCCGCCGGCTCGCCCGGACCGCGCGCGACGACCTGCAAACACGCTGCCGGCGGCTGCTGACGGCAGAGAGCCAGCGCTTCCTGGCCAGGCTCGACGTCGACGGCGGCGCGCAGCAGGCGGCCCTGGCCGGGCACGCGGCGGCACTACGCCGGCTGGCGGCCGCCGCATGA
- a CDS encoding fumarylacetoacetate hydrolase family protein, with product MRIARFVVDSDPLYGVVEGEPGSEEVTVIKGDPFFHGVERTPVKHKLEDVRLLAPIIPRSKVVGVGRNFAEHARELGNEVPQQPLLFLKPNTSVVGPNDPIVLPEFSEDVSFEAELCVVIGRICKDVPEDRVDDVIFGYTCGNDLTARDVQKTDLQWARAKGFDTSAPLGPWIETELDTEDLRIQGRLNGEVRQDGSTSQMIRGVRELVSIVSQAFTLLPGDVIMTGTPAGVGAVQAGDRFEVEIEGIGRLSNPVVRR from the coding sequence ATGCGTATCGCCCGGTTTGTCGTTGATTCTGATCCCCTCTACGGCGTCGTGGAAGGTGAGCCCGGCAGTGAGGAAGTCACTGTCATCAAGGGCGACCCCTTCTTCCACGGCGTGGAACGGACCCCCGTGAAGCACAAGCTGGAAGATGTCCGGCTCCTGGCCCCGATCATTCCGCGCAGCAAGGTGGTGGGCGTCGGCCGTAACTTCGCGGAGCACGCACGGGAGCTCGGCAACGAGGTCCCGCAGCAGCCCCTGCTGTTCCTGAAGCCGAACACCTCCGTGGTGGGGCCCAACGATCCCATCGTCCTGCCGGAATTCTCCGAGGACGTGTCCTTCGAGGCCGAGCTGTGCGTGGTCATCGGCCGGATCTGCAAGGACGTGCCCGAGGACCGGGTGGATGACGTCATCTTCGGCTACACGTGCGGCAATGACCTCACCGCCCGCGACGTGCAGAAGACGGACCTGCAGTGGGCCCGGGCCAAGGGCTTTGACACCTCGGCCCCGCTCGGGCCATGGATCGAGACCGAACTCGACACCGAGGACCTGCGGATCCAGGGCCGGCTCAACGGGGAAGTGCGCCAGGACGGCAGCACCAGCCAGATGATCCGCGGCGTCCGGGAACTCGTTTCGATCGTCTCGCAGGCCTTCACCCTGCTGCCGGGTGACGTCATCATGACCGGCACCCCTGCCGGCGTCGGCGCGGTCCAGGCCGGCGACCGCTTCGAGGTCGAGATCGAGGGCATCGGACGACTCTCCAACCCGGTGGTGCGCCGCTAG
- a CDS encoding DUF1304 family protein, with translation MTGLIQVLGAVFGVLLISVGIVETLFLRDQRLQRLSVADPDNTETVRLGTLNQGFYNVIWGVGAIVGALMLGGANASAGEAVLLFVCIGHMVLGLAMFLTERRLWGLAIAEAVLPLIITILLLV, from the coding sequence ATGACGGGGCTGATCCAAGTTCTGGGCGCGGTTTTCGGCGTCCTTTTGATCAGTGTCGGCATCGTGGAGACCTTGTTCCTCCGGGACCAGCGCCTGCAGCGGCTGTCCGTCGCCGACCCGGACAACACCGAGACCGTGCGGCTGGGCACCCTGAACCAAGGCTTCTACAACGTGATCTGGGGCGTCGGCGCCATCGTCGGAGCCCTCATGCTCGGGGGCGCCAATGCCTCAGCCGGCGAAGCGGTCCTGCTGTTTGTCTGCATCGGCCATATGGTCCTTGGCCTCGCCATGTTCCTCACCGAACGGCGGCTCTGGGGACTGGCCATCGCGGAGGCCGTCCTGCCGCTCATCATCACAATCCTGCTGCTCGTCTAG
- a CDS encoding leucine zipper domain-containing protein, with protein MVHRNARLTPAGRSILVQRVLDGRPVAHAAKEMGVSRACAHRWLKRYVEHGWDGMEDRSSRPHSCPHAT; from the coding sequence ATGGTCCACCGTAATGCCCGTCTGACTCCTGCCGGTAGAAGCATCCTTGTCCAGCGTGTTCTGGACGGCCGTCCAGTGGCCCATGCGGCGAAGGAAATGGGTGTTTCCCGCGCCTGCGCCCACCGGTGGCTCAAACGCTATGTCGAACACGGCTGGGACGGGATGGAGGACCGATCTTCACGCCCACATTCGTGCCCGCATGCCAC
- a CDS encoding sialate O-acetylesterase, whose product MKILHVFLAAGQSNMSGRGLPVGGANDAEDPRIFQYGAKVRSFRPATVPLDMHDSATGISPATTMAREYLKTQPANVGVLVIPAAHGQTGFTGAHGALTWTVGAASAPKVDLPNLAVTQTLEGIAAAKAAGYTVVLKGVLWHQGENNSQMSAATYAAKLDQLIAFFRSKLAAPTLPFVLGRMSPEGIAIVPGRNNVDRSQQETPARVLFTAFAPSKAGGVNRGDTTHFSRSGVQYLGSSYLSAYWRAARVTSIPLSAPVPAIRGTAKVGSTLTVAHVNWTPGTVRLSYQWYRSHVAIVGATGATYRPSAADVGRTLTVKVTGSKSGYASVSRISPGAGKVTWGTLSSAAPSIRGTAKVGATLTAVPGSWGPGTVRLSYQWYRSHRAISGATGRTYKPVSADKGRTLTVTVKGSRPGFPTTSRISAGAAKVTSPTW is encoded by the coding sequence GTGAAGATCCTGCACGTGTTCCTGGCCGCAGGGCAGTCGAACATGTCGGGACGCGGGCTGCCGGTCGGCGGCGCCAACGACGCAGAGGACCCGAGGATTTTCCAGTACGGCGCTAAAGTCCGGAGCTTCCGGCCGGCGACGGTTCCCCTGGACATGCATGACTCCGCCACCGGGATCTCGCCGGCGACGACCATGGCCCGCGAGTACCTGAAGACGCAGCCGGCCAATGTTGGCGTTCTCGTCATCCCCGCAGCGCACGGCCAGACCGGATTCACCGGTGCCCATGGGGCCCTCACTTGGACCGTTGGCGCGGCTTCCGCCCCGAAAGTGGACTTGCCCAACCTTGCCGTCACACAGACGCTTGAGGGAATCGCGGCGGCGAAGGCGGCCGGATACACCGTGGTGCTCAAGGGCGTCCTGTGGCACCAGGGCGAGAACAACTCGCAAATGTCCGCGGCGACCTATGCCGCGAAGCTGGACCAACTCATTGCGTTCTTCCGGAGCAAGCTGGCGGCCCCAACTCTGCCGTTCGTGCTCGGCCGCATGTCGCCGGAGGGGATAGCAATTGTTCCGGGCCGGAACAACGTGGACAGGAGCCAACAGGAAACTCCGGCCCGGGTTCTCTTCACCGCGTTCGCGCCCTCCAAGGCCGGAGGCGTCAATCGCGGCGACACAACGCACTTTTCCAGGTCCGGGGTCCAGTACTTGGGCAGCTCCTACCTTTCGGCCTATTGGAGAGCCGCGCGCGTTACCTCGATCCCGCTGAGTGCGCCCGTGCCGGCCATCCGGGGTACCGCGAAGGTCGGCTCCACCCTGACGGTGGCCCACGTCAATTGGACTCCCGGAACCGTCAGGCTGTCCTACCAGTGGTACCGCTCGCACGTGGCGATCGTCGGGGCGACCGGGGCCACATACAGGCCCTCCGCGGCCGACGTCGGGCGAACCCTGACGGTGAAGGTCACCGGCTCCAAGTCCGGGTATGCCTCCGTCTCCAGGATCTCGCCCGGTGCAGGCAAGGTGACCTGGGGAACGCTCAGTTCCGCGGCGCCGTCGATCCGGGGTACCGCGAAAGTCGGGGCCACGCTCACCGCGGTGCCCGGGTCCTGGGGACCTGGGACGGTCAGGCTGTCCTACCAGTGGTACCGCTCGCACAGGGCCATCAGCGGCGCCACCGGCAGGACCTACAAACCCGTTTCCGCCGACAAGGGCCGCACCCTCACGGTCACGGTCAAGGGTTCCCGGCCCGGTTTTCCGACCACTTCGAGGATCTCTGCCGGTGCAGCCAAGGTGACCAGCCCAACATGGTGA
- a CDS encoding GTPase, which yields MSRHGALRETSRLDRRLEALNDARELAAGVLPEEALAEVLQVLDRASSRRSLSAEHTVVGFFGATGSGKSSLFNAVSGAEIATAAVRRPTTTEPLAGIWGVEGSAALLDWLGVRQRHTAAPVSGFADDGTGLILLDLPDFDSTRAANREVVQRMVGLVDVLVWVLDPQKYADAAVHHDFLAPLSSHGAVTLVVLNQVDRLPEHEVRPVLESLRGILARDGLAQVQVLAASALLGTGVDKVRAAIRQAAMQRRAISQRLAADVTRAAARLADESGAAPGGGTAAGPTAASKARLAGELAVAANVPLVADAVVRSYKLEATRRTGWPVTRWLARFRPDPLRRLNLRREGAKPEVNRTSLPPAGAPERARTDAAVREFADAASDGAPGPWRAAIRSAAREGRDNMPDAVDRAIASTDLAAGRKSWWWGVFNAIQWLALVAALAGFGWLGLMAALGYLQLPVPEVPRVEGWPVPTLLIAAGVLLGVVLALAAKFIAGAAAAARGAAARKRLEAAVSAVAEDLVVEPVALEVSRLASFTAALKVAAG from the coding sequence ATGAGCCGGCACGGCGCCCTACGCGAAACGTCCCGGCTGGACCGCAGGCTTGAGGCCCTCAACGACGCCCGCGAACTCGCCGCCGGGGTCCTCCCGGAGGAAGCCCTGGCTGAGGTGCTGCAGGTGCTCGACCGGGCGAGTTCGCGGCGGTCGCTGTCCGCGGAACACACGGTGGTGGGGTTCTTCGGTGCGACCGGCAGCGGAAAGTCCTCCCTCTTTAACGCGGTGAGCGGCGCCGAGATCGCGACGGCGGCGGTGCGCCGGCCGACTACCACCGAGCCGCTCGCCGGGATCTGGGGCGTCGAGGGCAGCGCGGCCCTGCTGGACTGGCTGGGCGTCCGGCAACGGCACACCGCCGCGCCGGTGTCGGGCTTCGCCGACGACGGCACCGGGCTGATCCTTCTGGACCTGCCCGACTTTGACTCGACGCGGGCGGCCAACCGGGAGGTTGTGCAGCGGATGGTGGGGCTGGTGGACGTCCTCGTCTGGGTCCTCGATCCGCAGAAATACGCCGACGCCGCCGTGCACCACGACTTCCTGGCGCCGCTGTCCTCCCACGGAGCCGTAACCCTGGTGGTCCTGAACCAGGTGGACAGACTCCCGGAGCATGAGGTCCGGCCCGTCCTGGAGTCGCTGCGAGGCATCCTGGCCCGGGACGGCCTGGCGCAGGTCCAGGTGCTTGCCGCCTCCGCCCTGTTGGGAACGGGGGTTGACAAGGTCCGGGCCGCCATCCGCCAGGCGGCCATGCAGCGCCGGGCGATCTCGCAGCGGCTCGCGGCCGACGTCACCCGGGCCGCCGCCCGGCTCGCCGACGAATCCGGGGCGGCTCCCGGCGGCGGGACAGCTGCCGGTCCGACGGCCGCGTCCAAGGCCCGGCTGGCCGGCGAGCTGGCTGTAGCCGCCAACGTGCCGCTTGTGGCGGACGCCGTGGTGCGGTCCTACAAGCTGGAGGCGACCCGGCGCACGGGCTGGCCCGTGACGCGGTGGCTGGCCAGGTTCCGGCCGGATCCGCTGCGGCGGCTGAACCTGCGCCGCGAGGGTGCCAAACCGGAGGTGAACCGGACGTCGCTGCCGCCCGCGGGGGCGCCCGAGCGGGCCCGGACCGATGCCGCCGTCCGGGAATTCGCCGATGCCGCGTCCGACGGCGCCCCGGGTCCGTGGCGTGCCGCCATCCGCAGCGCCGCCCGTGAGGGCCGGGACAACATGCCCGACGCCGTGGACCGGGCCATCGCTTCGACGGACTTGGCCGCGGGAAGAAAATCCTGGTGGTGGGGCGTGTTCAACGCCATCCAGTGGCTGGCCCTCGTGGCGGCACTGGCCGGGTTTGGCTGGTTGGGACTGATGGCGGCACTGGGCTACTTGCAGCTGCCGGTGCCTGAGGTCCCGAGAGTCGAGGGCTGGCCGGTTCCGACTCTCCTGATCGCCGCGGGGGTGCTGCTGGGGGTGGTGCTGGCACTCGCGGCAAAGTTCATTGCCGGCGCCGCGGCGGCAGCACGGGGCGCGGCGGCCAGGAAGCGGCTGGAAGCGGCCGTTTCCGCCGTCGCGGAGGATCTGGTGGTGGAACCTGTGGCACTGGAAGTTAGCCGGCTGGCCTCGTTCACCGCCGCGCTGAAGGTGGCCGCGGGCTAG
- the gltX gene encoding glutamate--tRNA ligase: protein MTTPSASDAVSSSAPLAASTGEVTAETPVRVRFCPSPTGTPHVGLIRTALFNWAHARHTKGTFVFRIEDTDAARDSEESYQQLLEALKWLGISWEEGVEVGGPHEPYRQSQRLDLYKDVVAKLVDAGYAYECYSSPEEVEARHRAAGRDPKLGYDNFDRDLSDEQLAAFKAEGRQPVLRVRMPDEDVTFTDMVRGEITFKAGSIPDYVIVRADGSPLYTLVNPVDDALMGITHVLRGEDLLSSTPRQVVLIRALMDIGVASYMPVFGHLPYVMGEGNKKLSKRDPQSNLFLLRDRGFIPEGLLNYLSLLGWSLSADEDIFTVEQLIENFDVNDVLANPARFDIKKAEAINGTHIRMLEPEDFRGRLVPYLQAAGLVGESLTAREDEILTEAAPLIQERISLLGEAPEMIAFLFKDDDAIDVADDARKGLPENLTEVLDAALSALEPVADWTAENIQAALKEALVEGLGVKPRLAFGPVRTAVSGRRISPPLFESMVILGKDSSLARLRAFRG, encoded by the coding sequence ATGACTACTCCCTCCGCGTCCGACGCCGTCTCCAGTTCCGCCCCGCTTGCTGCCTCCACCGGTGAAGTCACCGCCGAGACCCCGGTCCGTGTCCGGTTCTGCCCGTCACCCACGGGCACCCCGCACGTCGGCCTGATCCGCACGGCCCTCTTCAACTGGGCCCACGCCCGGCACACCAAGGGCACGTTCGTGTTCCGGATCGAGGACACCGACGCGGCACGCGACTCGGAGGAGAGCTACCAGCAGCTGCTCGAGGCGCTCAAATGGCTCGGCATCAGCTGGGAAGAGGGCGTGGAAGTCGGCGGCCCGCACGAGCCCTACCGCCAGTCCCAGCGCCTGGATCTCTACAAGGATGTCGTGGCCAAGCTGGTCGACGCCGGCTACGCCTACGAGTGCTATTCCTCGCCGGAGGAAGTCGAGGCCCGCCACCGCGCCGCCGGCCGCGACCCCAAGCTGGGCTACGACAACTTTGACCGCGACCTCTCCGACGAGCAGCTCGCCGCGTTCAAGGCCGAGGGCCGCCAGCCGGTGCTGCGCGTCCGCATGCCCGATGAAGACGTCACCTTCACGGACATGGTCCGCGGCGAGATCACCTTCAAGGCCGGCAGCATCCCGGACTACGTCATTGTCCGTGCCGACGGCTCCCCGCTGTACACCCTGGTGAACCCGGTGGACGACGCCCTCATGGGGATCACGCACGTGCTCCGCGGCGAGGACCTGCTCTCCTCCACACCGCGCCAGGTAGTGCTGATCCGGGCCCTGATGGACATCGGCGTCGCGAGCTACATGCCGGTTTTCGGGCACCTGCCGTACGTCATGGGCGAGGGTAACAAGAAGCTCTCCAAGCGCGATCCGCAGTCCAACCTGTTCCTGCTCCGGGACCGCGGCTTCATCCCCGAGGGCCTGCTGAACTACCTGTCCCTGCTCGGCTGGAGCCTCTCCGCCGACGAGGACATCTTCACGGTGGAGCAGCTGATCGAGAACTTCGACGTCAACGACGTCCTGGCCAACCCTGCCCGCTTCGACATCAAGAAGGCCGAAGCGATCAACGGCACCCACATCCGCATGCTGGAGCCGGAGGACTTCCGCGGCCGCCTGGTGCCCTACCTGCAGGCCGCCGGTCTCGTGGGGGAGAGCCTCACCGCCCGCGAAGACGAGATCCTGACCGAGGCCGCGCCGCTGATCCAGGAGCGCATTTCGCTGCTGGGCGAGGCGCCGGAGATGATCGCGTTCCTGTTCAAGGACGACGACGCGATCGACGTCGCCGACGACGCCCGCAAGGGCCTGCCCGAGAACCTCACCGAGGTCCTCGACGCGGCGCTGTCCGCGCTGGAGCCGGTTGCTGACTGGACGGCCGAGAACATCCAGGCCGCTCTGAAGGAAGCCCTCGTGGAGGGACTCGGCGTCAAGCCGCGGCTGGCCTTCGGCCCGGTCCGCACCGCCGTCTCGGGCCGCCGGATCTCCCCGCCGCTGTTCGAATCCATGGTCATCCTGGGCAAGGACTCGTCCCTTGCCCGCCTGCGCGCTTTCCGCGGCTGA
- a CDS encoding DUF1697 domain-containing protein, with protein sequence MNSYAVFLRGINVGGINIKMADLKDALTSRPFTGVKTLLASGNVVLASDLDPAGVKQEFEACLRETFGYDAWVVVLTAATVTSLVKACPYPADDASTHTYLTLASDEAVLTELFESGRALDGTEITRLGPVALAWLAPAGGTLDSPFSKLSSKAKYKAATTTRNLRTMVKVRDAAAAL encoded by the coding sequence ATGAACAGCTATGCGGTATTCCTGCGGGGCATCAATGTGGGCGGCATCAATATTAAGATGGCCGATCTCAAGGACGCACTGACGTCCCGGCCGTTTACCGGGGTCAAGACCCTGCTGGCCAGCGGCAATGTCGTGCTCGCCAGCGACCTGGACCCGGCCGGCGTCAAACAGGAATTTGAGGCATGCCTTCGCGAGACGTTCGGCTATGACGCCTGGGTGGTGGTGCTGACCGCGGCCACCGTGACATCGCTTGTCAAGGCCTGTCCCTACCCGGCCGATGACGCTTCCACCCATACCTACCTGACCCTGGCGTCCGACGAGGCAGTGCTCACGGAACTCTTCGAATCCGGCCGCGCCCTGGACGGAACCGAAATCACCCGGCTCGGACCTGTTGCCCTCGCCTGGCTCGCCCCCGCCGGCGGCACACTGGACAGCCCGTTCAGCAAGCTTTCCTCGAAGGCCAAATACAAGGCAGCGACCACCACCCGCAACCTGCGCACCATGGTCAAAGTCCGCGACGCCGCGGCCGCCCTGTAG
- a CDS encoding MBL fold metallo-hydrolase, whose product MTSETSRGIVRSSELTRFRLAPNPGPMSLAGTNSYLIGAPGAAGAVAVDPGPLDERHLHALAGEGRIGLILITHRHADHTAAAARFAELTGAPVRAADPAHCHGAPPLQDGETLQAAGVEIRVMATPGHTSDSVCFHLPQDGPHGSVLTGDTVLGTGTTVLDYPDGTLADYLGSLDRLERLGPATVLPAHGPVLPALDEVVRAYRDHRLGRLEQVRAALRAIGAGAGASSQTDVGAVTDAVYADVDPAVRRAAELSVAAQLDYLRGQGR is encoded by the coding sequence GTGACTTCCGAGACATCCCGCGGCATTGTCCGCAGCAGCGAACTGACCCGGTTCCGGCTCGCCCCGAATCCGGGCCCCATGAGCCTGGCGGGAACCAACTCCTATCTCATCGGCGCGCCGGGAGCGGCGGGCGCCGTCGCCGTCGACCCCGGTCCTCTCGACGAGCGGCACCTGCACGCCCTGGCGGGGGAGGGGCGGATCGGGCTTATCCTGATCACGCACCGGCACGCGGACCACACCGCGGCCGCCGCGAGGTTCGCGGAGCTGACGGGGGCGCCGGTGCGGGCCGCGGATCCCGCCCACTGCCACGGCGCGCCGCCGCTGCAGGACGGCGAAACACTCCAGGCCGCCGGGGTGGAAATCCGGGTCATGGCGACGCCGGGCCACACCTCGGATTCGGTGTGCTTCCATCTGCCGCAGGACGGCCCGCACGGCTCGGTGCTGACCGGCGACACGGTGCTCGGAACCGGGACCACAGTGCTGGACTACCCGGACGGCACCCTCGCGGACTATCTCGGGTCACTCGACCGGCTGGAACGGCTCGGCCCGGCCACGGTGCTGCCGGCCCACGGGCCCGTCCTGCCGGCCCTGGATGAGGTGGTGCGCGCCTACCGGGACCACCGGCTGGGCCGGCTCGAGCAGGTCCGGGCCGCTCTTCGCGCCATCGGCGCAGGCGCCGGCGCCAGCTCTCAGACCGATGTTGGTGCCGTTACGGACGCCGTGTACGCCGACGTCGATCCCGCCGTCCGCCGCGCCGCGGAGCTCTCGGTCGCCGCACAGCTCGACTACCTCCGCGGCCAGGGCCGCTGA